One genomic window of Cellulophaga sp. Hel_I_12 includes the following:
- a CDS encoding NAD(P)/FAD-dependent oxidoreductase, whose amino-acid sequence MSKIVILGAGISGHVAAAHLRRKLSKEHDVVVVSPNGNYQWIPSNIWVGIGRMKSKQILFPLAPLYKKKGIGFKQAKAMSFFPEGDATEEKPYVLVEHVVGENKGKEEKVSYDYLINATGPKLNFEATEGLIPGQNKTYSVCTYTHADHAWEGLHALIGEMKKGKKVKILIGTGHAKATCQGAAFEYILNVEQELRKHKVRDMAEITWISNEYQLGDFGMDGMLLSYGSLTMKSNEMVEMIFEDREIKWILGAGVQKIEDGTAHYENLAGEKKSETYDFAMLIPSFSGHGFKAYDKTNTDITDKLFKGFMLVDADYTAKPYEEWSVQDWPETYQNPSYKNIFAPGIAFAPPHSISKPRKSPNGTEIFPAPPRTGMPSGITAKLVADNIIDSIQNGKESLAHKGSLGNMGAACIASAGYGLTSGSGVSITTFPIVPDYHKYPKTQGRQLGKTFGEIGLAGHWLKLALHYAFIYKAKMKPFWWLIPE is encoded by the coding sequence ATGTCCAAAATAGTGATTTTAGGAGCGGGTATTTCAGGCCATGTGGCTGCTGCACACTTACGTAGAAAGCTTTCAAAAGAACATGACGTTGTCGTGGTATCACCCAATGGTAATTATCAATGGATTCCGTCGAACATTTGGGTGGGTATCGGAAGAATGAAATCAAAGCAAATTTTATTTCCGCTGGCCCCATTATATAAAAAAAAGGGAATTGGTTTTAAACAAGCTAAAGCGATGTCATTCTTCCCAGAAGGAGACGCCACCGAAGAAAAACCTTATGTATTAGTGGAGCATGTGGTGGGCGAAAATAAAGGAAAAGAAGAAAAAGTTAGCTACGATTATTTGATCAATGCCACAGGGCCAAAACTCAATTTTGAAGCTACGGAAGGTTTAATTCCCGGTCAGAACAAAACCTATTCGGTTTGTACCTATACCCATGCAGATCATGCTTGGGAAGGTTTGCATGCTTTGATTGGAGAAATGAAAAAAGGCAAAAAAGTTAAAATTTTAATAGGCACAGGTCATGCCAAGGCTACCTGTCAAGGTGCTGCCTTTGAATATATTTTAAATGTAGAACAAGAACTACGCAAACACAAGGTGCGCGATATGGCTGAAATTACATGGATATCGAACGAATACCAATTAGGTGATTTTGGTATGGACGGCATGCTGCTTAGTTATGGCAGCCTAACCATGAAATCAAATGAAATGGTTGAAATGATTTTTGAAGACCGAGAAATTAAATGGATTTTAGGCGCCGGAGTGCAAAAAATAGAAGACGGTACTGCACATTATGAAAATTTAGCAGGTGAAAAAAAGTCAGAAACCTATGATTTCGCCATGCTTATTCCTTCGTTTTCTGGCCACGGTTTTAAAGCGTATGACAAAACTAATACAGATATTACCGATAAACTATTTAAAGGTTTTATGCTGGTTGATGCCGATTATACGGCTAAACCTTACGAAGAATGGTCCGTTCAAGATTGGCCAGAAACCTATCAAAACCCTAGCTATAAAAATATATTTGCACCCGGAATTGCCTTTGCCCCGCCGCACAGCATTTCCAAACCTAGAAAAAGCCCCAATGGAACAGAAATATTTCCTGCGCCACCGAGAACAGGAATGCCTTCTGGAATTACTGCAAAATTAGTGGCAGATAATATTATTGACAGCATTCAAAACGGGAAAGAATCGCTAGCACATAAAGGTTCTTTAGGAAATATGGGTGCCGCCTGTATTGCCTCTGCTGGTTATGGTTTAACGAGCGGCAGTGGAGTAAGCATCACAACCTTCCCCATTGTACCCGATTATCATAAATACCCAAAAACACAAGGGCGACAACTAGGAAAAACCTTTGGAGAAATAGGATTGGCAGGGCATTGGCTAAAACTAGCCTTACATTATGCCTTTATCTATAAAGCTAAAATGAAACCTTTTTGGTGGTTGATACCAGAATAA
- a CDS encoding CusA/CzcA family heavy metal efflux RND transporter has product MLSKIIYLSINNKFIVLLFTVFLVGFGIYSLSQIPIGAVPDVTNNQVQVITTSSNLSTQDMEQFITYPVELEMVNLPGVKEIRSVSKFGLSVVTIVFEDDMGTFLPRQLISEKIKSATEKIPDGFGAPEMGPITTGLGEIYQYILDVEPEYKDLYSAEDLRTLQDWVVKRQLSGIPGVVEVNTWGGFLKQYEIAINTENLNAMQITAQEVFQALEKNNTIAGGGYIEKVNQAFFIRGEGLITSIDDIKNTVIKNDNNFPIYIKDVAKVGFGSANRFGAITGNGEGEKVLGQVMMLKDANSKKVIDAVQERVAEIGKTLPKGVFINGFLDRSELIAKTTFTVAENLILGFLIVFFIVVLLLGNLRSGLVVASVIPLCLLFALSLMYLFGVDANLMSLGAIDFGIIIDGAVIIVEFIAFKITQNRTEILALSSAKQQVLKDKITFDGSLKMMNSAIFGQIIILIVFIPILSLSGVEGKMFKPMALTFSFALLGAMLLCFTYVPVVASLFLKPSQPSKKNISVRLMRWLNEKYSPILDWAIHKKELVLGVSGVLLAISIYIFSTMGGEFVPTLDEGDFVIQPILKTGTSLSNTVEITTEIEKILLAQFPEVKQVVTRIGAAEVPTDPMSMEESDVIITLKPKKEWVSAESKDELAAKFKEALAIIPGMEVEFTQPIEMRFNELITGVRADIAIKIFGEDLAVLAKKGSEIGKLIQNVPGAADISVEKIEGLPEMNVKFNRQKIARYGLNIQDVNDMISMAFAGKTAGSIFEGEKRFDLVVRLDQRQRKDIDNLQNLFIDTPNSGKIPLSELAEISYKKGAAKISRDDAKRRIVVGINVRDRDLQSVVDDVQVLINEHIKLPVGYTITYGGQFENLESAKNRLLVAVPIALILIFVLLYFAFNSVKEALMIYSAIPLSAVGGIWLLWLRDMPFSISAGVGFIALFGIAVLNGIVLIEHFKELKKEKFDTIEALVKEGAKDRLRAVLLTASAAALGFLPMAISTNAGAEVQRPLATVVIGGLITSTLLTLVVLPALYIIFNSVKKVKLPKHGIGALLFMMSLLATAHTSAQEKPLQLEDLLSLALENNNALNASELGLDESEALISNAFSFDKTQVYYHFDENNLAFNNEPLRVFGVQQDFKFPTLYFTAKNLNKANFELASSAYGIQRKALERRLTTGYYDYQIARQQEKVYKTLDSLYANFASMASRRFELGETNYLEKITAASKQKQIELKFIAAKDAVVLAYRQLSEIIQSKDTLSIEIDENLKAGLQLKNIETSAELQFYQNRILVTEKERSLEKQQLLPDISLQYFQGTNSGISNSLYGYQLGLKIPIFFSGQASKIKASGFAKEMAEAEYKDYEIRLGTKFQTLQTQKDQLTNALTYYEHEGAHLAEELLKTATGSFKNGEINFYQYLQSLESSYEITLDYLNKLQQYNRIVIELNYLTL; this is encoded by the coding sequence ATGCTGTCAAAAATCATTTATTTAAGTATCAATAATAAATTTATTGTACTCCTCTTTACTGTTTTTTTAGTGGGTTTCGGAATCTACTCGCTATCACAAATTCCTATTGGTGCTGTACCCGATGTAACTAATAACCAAGTACAAGTAATTACCACATCGAGCAACCTATCTACCCAAGATATGGAGCAGTTTATTACCTATCCTGTAGAACTAGAAATGGTAAATTTGCCCGGGGTAAAGGAAATCAGATCTGTTTCAAAATTTGGATTATCCGTAGTGACTATCGTCTTTGAAGACGATATGGGTACTTTTTTACCACGGCAATTAATATCCGAAAAAATAAAAAGTGCTACAGAAAAAATTCCCGATGGCTTTGGTGCTCCTGAAATGGGACCTATAACCACTGGTTTAGGAGAAATTTACCAATATATTTTAGATGTTGAACCTGAGTACAAGGACCTGTATTCCGCAGAAGATTTACGAACCCTACAAGATTGGGTCGTAAAAAGACAATTATCTGGGATTCCGGGTGTGGTTGAGGTGAACACTTGGGGCGGTTTTTTAAAACAATATGAAATCGCTATCAATACCGAAAACCTAAACGCGATGCAAATTACCGCACAAGAGGTATTTCAGGCATTAGAAAAAAACAATACCATTGCTGGTGGCGGTTATATTGAAAAAGTAAATCAGGCTTTCTTTATTCGTGGCGAAGGATTAATAACTTCGATAGACGACATTAAAAATACGGTGATTAAAAACGATAATAACTTTCCCATTTATATCAAAGATGTTGCAAAAGTTGGCTTTGGAAGTGCCAATAGATTTGGTGCCATAACGGGTAATGGGGAAGGTGAAAAAGTTTTAGGTCAAGTCATGATGCTAAAAGACGCCAACTCAAAAAAAGTAATTGATGCGGTTCAAGAAAGAGTTGCTGAAATAGGGAAAACCTTACCTAAGGGTGTGTTTATCAATGGCTTCTTAGACCGTAGTGAGTTAATTGCAAAAACCACGTTTACCGTGGCCGAAAATTTAATTTTAGGCTTTTTAATTGTCTTTTTTATTGTGGTTTTACTCTTAGGAAATTTAAGATCGGGCTTAGTCGTGGCTTCCGTAATTCCTTTATGTTTGCTATTTGCCTTGTCGCTTATGTACCTCTTTGGTGTAGATGCCAATTTAATGAGTCTAGGCGCTATTGATTTCGGTATTATTATCGATGGTGCCGTAATTATTGTAGAATTTATTGCCTTTAAAATTACCCAAAACAGAACTGAAATCTTAGCACTATCCTCAGCAAAGCAACAAGTATTAAAAGATAAAATTACTTTTGACGGTTCCTTAAAAATGATGAATTCTGCTATTTTTGGACAGATAATTATTTTAATTGTATTTATTCCTATTCTATCTTTATCAGGCGTTGAAGGAAAAATGTTCAAACCCATGGCATTGACCTTTAGTTTTGCTTTACTAGGGGCCATGCTCTTGTGTTTTACATACGTTCCCGTAGTCGCCTCTTTATTTTTAAAACCCTCGCAGCCATCAAAAAAGAATATTTCCGTGCGTTTAATGCGCTGGTTAAATGAAAAATACAGTCCAATTCTTGATTGGGCAATACACAAAAAGGAGTTGGTTTTAGGAGTTTCTGGTGTTCTTTTAGCTATTTCTATCTATATTTTTAGCACTATGGGTGGCGAATTTGTACCTACTTTAGATGAAGGTGATTTTGTCATTCAACCCATACTTAAAACAGGTACCTCATTGAGTAATACTGTTGAAATTACCACTGAAATCGAGAAGATATTACTAGCCCAATTTCCTGAAGTAAAACAAGTTGTTACCCGTATTGGTGCTGCAGAAGTGCCCACAGATCCCATGTCTATGGAGGAAAGTGATGTGATTATTACCTTAAAACCTAAGAAAGAATGGGTTTCTGCCGAGAGCAAGGATGAACTGGCCGCTAAATTTAAAGAAGCTTTAGCCATTATTCCTGGTATGGAAGTAGAGTTTACCCAACCTATTGAAATGCGATTTAATGAATTAATTACAGGTGTCAGAGCCGATATTGCCATTAAAATTTTTGGAGAAGACTTAGCTGTTCTTGCTAAAAAAGGAAGTGAAATTGGCAAACTCATTCAAAATGTTCCTGGGGCTGCCGATATTTCCGTAGAAAAAATTGAAGGTTTACCAGAAATGAATGTGAAGTTCAATCGTCAAAAAATAGCCCGTTATGGCTTAAATATTCAAGATGTGAATGATATGATTTCTATGGCCTTTGCTGGTAAAACTGCGGGTAGTATTTTTGAAGGTGAAAAACGTTTTGATTTGGTAGTTCGTCTAGACCAAAGGCAACGAAAAGATATTGATAACCTACAAAATTTGTTTATAGACACTCCAAACAGCGGTAAAATTCCATTGTCAGAATTAGCAGAAATTAGCTATAAAAAAGGAGCTGCAAAAATTTCTCGTGACGATGCAAAACGTAGAATTGTGGTAGGTATTAATGTTCGTGATCGCGATTTACAATCGGTGGTAGATGATGTTCAGGTATTGATAAATGAACATATTAAACTTCCTGTAGGATACACCATTACCTACGGCGGGCAGTTTGAAAATTTAGAATCTGCTAAAAACAGACTACTTGTCGCAGTCCCTATTGCATTAATTTTGATATTTGTTTTACTTTACTTCGCCTTTAACTCCGTAAAGGAAGCCCTTATGATCTACTCCGCAATTCCATTATCAGCGGTTGGCGGTATTTGGTTGTTATGGTTGCGAGATATGCCTTTTAGTATTTCTGCAGGTGTTGGTTTTATCGCTTTATTCGGGATTGCTGTTTTAAACGGAATTGTACTGATAGAACATTTTAAGGAACTTAAGAAAGAAAAATTTGATACGATTGAAGCATTGGTAAAAGAAGGAGCTAAAGATAGGTTAAGAGCTGTTTTGTTAACCGCTTCGGCAGCGGCTTTAGGTTTTTTACCCATGGCTATATCCACAAACGCAGGTGCTGAAGTACAAAGGCCTTTGGCGACCGTCGTTATTGGTGGTTTAATAACTTCAACCCTCTTAACTTTAGTAGTGTTACCGGCGTTGTATATTATTTTTAACTCGGTAAAGAAAGTTAAACTTCCTAAGCATGGCATAGGTGCCCTACTCTTTATGATGAGTTTGTTGGCCACAGCCCATACAAGTGCACAAGAAAAACCACTACAATTAGAAGACCTTCTTTCTTTAGCTTTAGAAAATAACAATGCATTAAACGCTTCTGAATTAGGCTTAGACGAATCGGAAGCCCTTATTAGCAATGCTTTTTCTTTTGACAAGACCCAAGTCTATTACCATTTTGATGAAAATAACTTGGCTTTTAATAATGAACCTTTACGTGTGTTTGGGGTGCAACAAGATTTTAAATTTCCTACCCTTTATTTTACGGCAAAGAACCTAAATAAAGCAAATTTTGAGCTTGCTTCTAGTGCTTATGGCATTCAAAGAAAAGCCTTAGAACGTCGCTTAACTACAGGCTATTATGACTACCAAATTGCGCGACAGCAAGAAAAAGTATATAAAACCTTGGATAGTTTGTATGCCAATTTTGCTTCAATGGCCTCCAGAAGGTTTGAACTAGGGGAAACCAATTACCTTGAAAAGATCACGGCAGCCTCAAAACAAAAACAAATTGAACTAAAATTTATTGCAGCAAAAGATGCGGTTGTTCTTGCCTATAGGCAACTCAGCGAAATAATACAATCTAAAGATACCCTTAGTATTGAAATAGATGAAAATTTAAAGGCTGGGCTACAGCTAAAAAATATCGAAACTAGTGCTGAGCTTCAATTTTATCAAAATAGAATTTTAGTTACCGAAAAAGAGCGCAGTTTAGAAAAACAACAGCTTTTACCTGATATTAGTCTACAGTATTTTCAAGGGACAAATTCAGGGATTTCTAATAGTTTGTATGGCTACCAATTAGGTTTAAAAATTCCAATATTTTTCAGTGGACAAGCCTCAAAAATAAAAGCCTCAGGCTTCGCGAAAGAAATGGCGGAAGCTGAGTATAAAGACTATGAAATTAGACTGGGAACCAAGTTTCAAACGCTACAAACACAAAAAGATCAGTTAACAAATGCCTTAACATATTATGAACATGAAGGGGCACACT
- a CDS encoding universal stress protein — MKHNILLPTDFSDNAFNALLYALKLYEKESCTFYFLNVTYLLSSTTRTYITTKFVDELQKESLRKLNELKQQTEIANDNVHHSFEIISSEEDLKFAIPKAVKAHGITSIVMGTKGASNAVDIFMGSNTVDVLKKVKNCPILVVPDDLEFVAPSALLFPTDYNRPYKNKELEAIRALATLFNTTIKILHITVEKELSATQELHKKMLSDYFENHPHSFHWEADYTKKSTIIATFIEENKIDLLAMVNYKHSLLEGILREPVIKKIAFHPTVPVLIIPE, encoded by the coding sequence ATGAAACACAACATATTACTACCTACCGATTTTTCTGACAATGCATTCAATGCCTTACTTTATGCTTTAAAGTTATATGAAAAAGAATCCTGTACGTTCTACTTCTTAAACGTTACCTATTTATTAAGTTCCACCACGAGAACCTATATTACCACAAAATTTGTAGACGAATTACAAAAAGAGTCTTTAAGAAAGTTAAACGAATTAAAGCAACAAACCGAAATTGCCAACGACAATGTACATCATAGTTTTGAAATTATTTCAAGTGAAGAAGACTTAAAATTTGCCATTCCAAAAGCAGTTAAGGCACATGGCATTACCAGTATAGTGATGGGTACAAAAGGAGCTAGTAATGCCGTTGATATTTTTATGGGAAGTAATACGGTTGATGTTCTTAAAAAGGTTAAAAATTGCCCCATCCTAGTCGTTCCTGATGACCTTGAATTTGTTGCACCTAGCGCATTATTATTTCCGACAGATTATAATCGACCTTATAAAAATAAAGAATTAGAAGCTATACGAGCCTTGGCAACTTTGTTCAATACTACCATTAAAATTTTACATATTACTGTTGAAAAAGAACTCTCTGCCACCCAAGAGCTTCATAAAAAAATGCTAAGTGATTATTTTGAAAACCATCCGCACAGTTTTCATTGGGAAGCAGATTATACAAAAAAGTCAACGATCATTGCCACTTTTATTGAAGAAAACAAAATAGACCTCTTAGCCATGGTCAACTATAAACATAGTCTCTTAGAAGGCATCTTAAGGGAACCTGTAATCAAAAAAATAGCTTTTCATCCTACCGTTCCTGTATTGATTATTCCGGAATAG
- a CDS encoding aminotransferase class III-fold pyridoxal phosphate-dependent enzyme — MMQDTPKITIQIAENIASEFYTITGKVIALPGEIDFNFRIDANDQESYILKISRPDEAISYLDFQQKLVAYLEEKSPELRIPKVILDKKGKAISSFIDEKGQHRYVRLLTWISGRTWSSVSPQLNELGQSLGAECGKLTQGLVGFDHENAHRNFAWDVAQSLWTKAHVHLFDPEEKELVQYFQAIFEKQQATYQGLRKSVVHNDANDHNVIVSADLIHPRVKAIIDYGDAMYTQVINDVAISCSYAIMNHEDPLEAALPIVKGYHSSFPLQSAELAHLYGAIAMRLVISVTKSASNKITEPENEYLQISEKPAWELLKKWQKISPEFAYFSFREACGLAAHPKEEKFNEWAHSHDFQVTDLFPTVGTNKLEKLDLSVESIWVSHIQDMNNLDFFQFKLDQLQKQHPDKVIAGGYLEARSLYTSNAYDKIGNYGRESRTIHLGVDFWLAAGTPVHAILDGEVVVAVHEKGNKAYGGLIILKHRTPDLEFYTLYGHLSQKSIAEKQLGQNLKKGDCIGFLGNAHENGNWAPHLHFQMMLSLLDYKNDFPGVAYFNQIRVWKSICPDPNMFFKSQVLAAKDKVSNEAIMSYRKQHLGKGMSLQYNTPIKMVRGSEQYLMDQFGRKYLDTVNNVAHVGHENYEVVKAGQAQMAVLNTNSRYLHENINQLAKALLETLPPELSVVHFVNSGSEANELAIRMATTATGEKDILASEVGYHGNTNTCVGISSYKFDGKGGGGAPEHTHVFPLPDAFRGIYRGEHTGDLYAQEVQGQIDAVHRKNRGVAAFIIEPIISCGGQIELPEGFLSKAYTAVRLAGGLCISDEVQVGCGRTGKAFWGFQLHQVVPDIVTIGKPLGNGHPLAAVVCTPEVAEKFANGMEFFNTFGGNPVSCAIGFTVLQTVKREHLQEHALVVGNYLKTELKKIAQEFPIIGDVRGQGLFLGVEFVDAQRNPLAAQTAYLANRMKDHAILMSTDGPDHNILKIKPPLVFSKADADELLFYFKKILNEDFLKGYE; from the coding sequence ATGATGCAGGATACCCCTAAAATAACCATACAAATAGCTGAAAATATAGCTTCGGAATTTTATACGATTACAGGTAAAGTTATAGCCCTACCCGGTGAAATAGATTTTAATTTTAGAATTGACGCCAATGATCAAGAAAGTTATATCTTAAAAATATCACGTCCTGATGAAGCTATTTCGTATTTAGATTTTCAGCAAAAACTAGTAGCTTATCTGGAAGAAAAGAGTCCTGAACTTAGGATTCCAAAAGTTATTTTAGATAAAAAGGGTAAGGCTATCTCCTCTTTTATTGACGAAAAAGGACAGCATAGGTATGTGCGCTTATTAACCTGGATTTCAGGAAGGACCTGGAGCAGTGTTAGTCCCCAATTAAATGAGTTAGGCCAAAGTTTGGGAGCGGAATGTGGAAAACTTACACAAGGCCTAGTAGGTTTTGATCATGAAAACGCACACAGAAATTTTGCCTGGGACGTAGCGCAATCGCTTTGGACCAAAGCTCATGTACATCTTTTTGATCCCGAAGAAAAAGAGCTGGTTCAGTATTTTCAAGCTATTTTTGAAAAGCAGCAAGCTACCTACCAAGGCTTAAGAAAATCAGTAGTACATAACGATGCTAACGATCATAATGTCATTGTTTCCGCAGACTTAATACATCCAAGGGTAAAGGCCATTATTGATTATGGTGATGCCATGTATACGCAGGTCATTAATGATGTAGCTATAAGTTGTTCCTATGCCATTATGAATCATGAGGATCCTTTGGAAGCAGCCTTGCCCATCGTAAAAGGCTATCACAGCTCCTTTCCTTTACAGAGCGCTGAACTAGCACATTTGTATGGCGCTATTGCCATGCGATTGGTGATTTCTGTTACCAAATCTGCTAGCAATAAAATTACGGAACCAGAAAATGAATATTTGCAAATAAGTGAAAAACCAGCTTGGGAACTACTTAAAAAGTGGCAAAAAATTAGTCCAGAATTTGCGTATTTTAGTTTTCGAGAGGCTTGTGGATTGGCAGCGCACCCGAAGGAAGAAAAGTTTAACGAGTGGGCCCATAGTCATGATTTTCAGGTCACTGATTTATTTCCAACTGTGGGTACAAATAAGCTAGAGAAATTAGATCTAAGCGTTGAAAGTATTTGGGTTTCACATATTCAAGATATGAATAATCTTGATTTTTTCCAGTTTAAATTAGATCAGCTTCAAAAGCAACATCCGGATAAGGTAATCGCTGGGGGATACTTAGAAGCACGAAGTCTTTATACCTCTAATGCCTACGATAAAATAGGAAATTATGGTCGTGAAAGTAGAACCATTCATTTAGGCGTCGACTTTTGGTTAGCCGCTGGAACTCCTGTTCATGCTATCTTAGACGGCGAGGTCGTGGTTGCCGTACATGAGAAGGGGAACAAAGCTTATGGCGGTTTAATTATTTTAAAACATAGAACACCTGATTTAGAATTCTACACTTTATACGGCCATTTAAGTCAGAAAAGTATAGCGGAGAAACAGCTAGGGCAAAACCTAAAGAAAGGAGATTGTATTGGCTTTTTAGGCAACGCACATGAAAATGGTAATTGGGCACCACACTTGCATTTTCAAATGATGCTATCACTTTTAGACTATAAAAATGATTTTCCAGGCGTGGCGTATTTTAATCAAATTAGGGTATGGAAAAGTATCTGTCCTGATCCAAATATGTTTTTTAAGTCTCAGGTATTAGCGGCCAAGGACAAGGTGAGCAATGAAGCAATAATGAGCTATCGCAAGCAGCATTTAGGAAAAGGGATGAGCCTGCAGTATAACACGCCTATTAAAATGGTACGTGGTTCGGAACAGTATTTAATGGACCAGTTTGGGAGAAAATATTTAGATACGGTGAATAATGTAGCCCATGTGGGGCATGAAAACTATGAGGTAGTCAAGGCTGGCCAAGCGCAAATGGCTGTTTTGAATACCAATTCGCGCTACCTGCATGAAAATATTAACCAATTAGCAAAAGCGCTTTTAGAGACCTTACCCCCAGAATTAAGTGTAGTTCATTTTGTAAACTCTGGTAGTGAGGCCAATGAACTTGCGATACGAATGGCAACTACGGCCACAGGAGAAAAAGACATCCTTGCTTCGGAAGTGGGGTATCACGGCAATACAAATACCTGTGTGGGCATAAGCTCGTATAAGTTTGATGGCAAAGGTGGTGGTGGCGCGCCTGAACACACTCATGTTTTTCCTTTACCAGATGCCTTTAGAGGAATATATAGAGGCGAACATACAGGAGATTTATATGCACAGGAAGTTCAAGGACAAATTGATGCCGTGCATCGCAAAAATAGGGGAGTAGCTGCTTTTATTATCGAGCCAATTATTAGTTGCGGAGGACAAATAGAGCTCCCTGAAGGATTTCTTTCAAAGGCCTATACAGCGGTGCGATTGGCAGGCGGACTGTGTATTTCTGATGAAGTACAAGTGGGTTGCGGGAGAACAGGAAAGGCCTTTTGGGGTTTTCAACTGCATCAGGTGGTTCCTGATATTGTCACGATTGGAAAGCCCTTAGGCAACGGACACCCTTTAGCAGCGGTGGTGTGTACGCCAGAAGTGGCCGAAAAGTTTGCCAACGGCATGGAGTTTTTTAACACCTTTGGGGGAAACCCAGTTTCCTGTGCTATTGGATTTACGGTATTACAAACCGTTAAACGAGAGCACTTACAAGAACATGCTTTAGTAGTAGGAAACTATTTAAAAACCGAGTTAAAAAAAATAGCCCAAGAATTTCCTATTATCGGCGATGTTCGAGGTCAAGGCTTGTTTTTAGGGGTAGAGTTCGTCGATGCTCAAAGAAATCCTTTAGCCGCGCAAACAGCGTACCTCGCCAATAGAATGAAAGACCATGCTATTTTAATGAGTACTGACGGGCCTGACCATAACATTCTTAAGATTAAACCACCTCTAGTTTTTTCAAAAGCAGATGCGGACGAATTACTTTTTTATTTTAAGAAAATTCTAAACGAAGATTTTTTAAAAGGCTACGAATAA